In Geotrypetes seraphini chromosome 4, aGeoSer1.1, whole genome shotgun sequence, a single window of DNA contains:
- the ATXN1L gene encoding ataxin-1-like translates to MKPVHERNQECLPPKKRDLPQSCTNYEHAVTSSCSPSASSASAEAPDLLITAGPSDVGLRCSVASENCEERASVTLDQYGYLYNMAVPPAVVSMSSLPSAIIQHPAIPFPSIHCTPVSPTSVQYIGSPYALPCAVTPSFLSGSLMSSSHIPHYVPYGSLTGSASSNPSSGNTFKKAQSASLSTTSSPSQLQPHAGALPVEIAHGICYHHSSCVPSVYSVHEVPLTCSGSGTVPAVQNMRKRGNLVTVATSEELECNQGRMRNQILDLHNQLTDVGLHGAAGEHRTDGQLFSDYQTSRVEIAIPAHRDTPDTDLEVERVVSGLNCQSPVTLSHIVSEPQNELRNVSSPAVQRNPTEAAIERGQLDSLYLASSLQEVAHTHFHKPVAVSNGESEQGLVSASAKLVSDGEGDLVMKNSFVFATAPMQSVSVQPPNSSRMPSHFMKGAIIQLATGELKRVEDLQTQDFVQSAELSGGLKIDSSTVVDIQESQWPGLVTLHFVVGEQQSKVSLDVPPEHPFFVYGQGWSSCSPGQTTRVFALPCHRLQVGDVCISISLQSLNDNLASPAGCFLPSQPLSPKGRKSPCPRQQMLLTEKCKQIKNLSSQSSHIGSPDPETSGHYCWSSPGFQRYSLQVENMQPSPLRASFIPQEVKLSIEGRSNAGK, encoded by the coding sequence ATGAAACCTGTCCATGAGAGAAACCAGGAATGCCTTCCACCAAAGAAACGAGATCTTCCTCAGAGCTGCACAAATTACGAGCATGCAGTGACGAGCAGTTGCTCTCCTTCCGCCAGCTCAGCCTCAGCTGAAGCCCCCGACTTGCTCATAACAGCCGGGCCAAGTGACGTGGGCTTGCGATGCAGTGTTGCCAGTGAGAACTGCGAGGAACGTGCTAGTGTGACTTTAGATCAGTATGGCTATCTCTACAACATGGCGGTGCCACCAGCTGTAGTAAGCATGAGTTCACTTCCTTCTGCAATAATCCAACACCCTGCAATTCCTTTTCCATCTATCCACTGTACTCCAGTGTCACCTACCTCGGTGCAGTATATAGGATCCCCTTATGCACTGCCATGTGCAGTAACTCCCAGCTTCCTGTCTGGTTCTCTTATGTCCTCTTCACACATCCCTCATTATGTGCCATATGGATCACTAACCGGCTCTGCCTCATCAAATCCCTCTTCAGGCAACACATTCAAGAAAGCCCAAAGTGCATCCCTTAGTACCACCTCTTCTCCAAGCCAGCTGCAGCCCCATGCAGGAGCCCTTCCAGTGGAGATTGCTCATGGCATTTGTTATCATCACTCGTCATGCGTGCCATCAGTGTATTCTGTACATGAGGTACCACTCACATGTTCAGGATCTGGCACAGTTCCAGCAGTCCAAAATATGAGGAAAAGAGGAAACTTAGTTACAGTTGCCACCAGTGAAGAGCTGGAATGTAATCAGGGAAGGATGAGAAACCAGATTTTAGACTTACACAACCAGCTGACTGATGTTGGATTGCATGGTGCTGCAGGAGAGCACAGGACAGATGGACAGCTCTTTTCAGACTATCAAACATCAAGGGTTGAGATCGCTATCCCAGCACACAGAGACACTCCAGATACAGACCTAGAGGTGGAGAGAGTGGTTAGTGGTTTGAATTGTCAGAGTCCTGTGACCCTTTCCCACATTGTTTCTGAACCCCAGAATGAGCTCAGAAATGTCTCATCCCCAGCTGTGCAGAGAAATCCTACAGAAGCTGCTATAGAGAGAGGCCAGCTGGATAGTCTGTATCTGGCATCATCCTTACAGGAAGTTGCACATACACACTTCCACAAACCAGTAGCAGTATCCAATGGGGAGTCAGAACAGGGTTTAGTTTCTGCAAGTGCTAAGTTGGTTTCAGATGGTGAAGGGGATCTTGTAATGAAGAACTCCTTTGTTTTTGCAACTGCACCTATGCAGTCGGTCTCAGTCCAGCCTCCCAATTCCTCTCGCATGCCCTCCCACTTCATGAAAGGAGCCATCATTCAGCTGGCCACTGGGGAACTAAAACGGGTGGAGGACCTACAGACTCAGGATTTTGTGCAAAGTGCTGAACTAAGTGGGGGTCTCAAAATAGACTCCAGCACTGTGGTGGACATCCAGGAGAGCCAGTGGCCTGGGCTTGTCACCCTGCATTTTGTAGTGGGCGAGCAGCAGAGTAAGGTTTCCCTGGATGTGCCTCCTGAGCACCCTTTCTTTGTGTATGGGCAGGGCTGGTCTTCCTGTAGTCCTGGTCAAACAACGCGAGTCTTTGCACTACCTTGTCACAGACTGCAAGTGGGTGATGTGTGTATCTCTATTAGTTTACAAAGCCTGAATGATAACTTAGCCTCGCCTGCTGGATGTTTCCTTCCTAGCCAACCGCTATCCCCAAAAGGCAGGAAGAGTCCATGTCCGAGACAGCAGATGCTCTTGACAGAAAAATGTAAGCAAATAAAGAACCTTTCATCACAGAGTTCTCACATAGGGTCCCCAGATCCAGAAACTAGTGGACATTACTGCTGGTCAAGCCCCGGATTCCAAAGATACAGTTTGCAGGTTGAGAATATGCAACCTTCCCCACTTCGCGCCTCATTCATTCCCCAGGAGGTCAAGTTGTCTATTGAAGGGCGCTCCAATGCTGGAAAGTGA